The proteins below are encoded in one region of Oncorhynchus tshawytscha isolate Ot180627B linkage group LG04, Otsh_v2.0, whole genome shotgun sequence:
- the znf366 gene encoding zinc finger protein 366 produces MMDTDVLGFRPDRRSPLREDRRPVSHPSLYLSQSPLDLNLPKLSPTREAYSTTFSPLTHHLPMGLEGIHYTQSEGSQKRKRTPFKMEGSESPTPGDIEEVERRGNTRTVDLSHLPFSLPSHPRLSPSPMPIPGMIDLTRLQLHNRARSRYDPPMGLAMQVKQEPISPSPLWPPSPLLLHHPPPPFFSSLHPSLLPFPFFMPGPVMHLSPGAFYPREALRPSRCGPDGGPRVGMTSVEKLGLNIHIDDSYYVDVGGDQKRWKCRMCEKSYTSKYNLVTHILGHSGIKPHGCHLCGKLFKQLSHLHTHLLTHQGTRPHKCQVCHKAFTQTSHLKRHMMQHSDVKPYSCGVCGRGFAYPSELRAHELKHEKGQENVCVECGLDFPTLAQLKRHLTAHRGPTLYRCSECQKSFQYPSQLQNHMMKHKDIRPYICSECGMEFIQSHHLKQHTLTHKGVKEHKCRICGREFTLLANMKRHILIHTNIRAYQCHLCFKSFVQKQTLKAHMIVHSDIKPYKCKLCGKEFNRMHNLMGHMHLHSDSRPFKCLYCPSKFTLKGNLTRHMKVKHGIMDRGLDARVSRRQGRFCLSAPLGLLTRYSQEEPFDLSQKPRRPRPCLRLSQSDGESVPGSSCQDEDEEESLYRRSQYSPEVYQHHTGGQVYRSETAKQMYRQDMETSGQVYPPGADGEVYQPVPEPGDADKQLYQCVTGRQVYDSDSELGDQLYQPNLELGDQMYETESEAGEHHIGGKLCYPQSGNTGEHTYHSDSEVGSQSYHSDPDQLEIGDQVYQPDPDQLEIGDQVYHSDPGEEMMDTPEPCEKDYHSDPGVLTKNVGTDEEEEEDLVRAGSRVEEEQRKQFRRYLSREEYRRVRSYNDSKSSSSTE; encoded by the exons ATGATGGACACAGATGTCCTAGGTTTCAGACCAGACAGGAGGAGTCCTCTTAGGGAAGACCGGAGGCCTGTCTCTCACCCCAGTCTTTACCTGAGCCAATCTCCACTCGACCTGAACCTCCCCAAACTCTCCCCGACCAGAGAGGCCTACAGCACCACCTTCAGCCCTctgactcaccatctccctatgggcCTTGAGGGTATTCATTACACCCAGAGCGAAGGCTCCCAAAAACGTAAAAGAACTCCATTCAAAATGGAGGGTTCCGAATCCCCCACTCCTGGAGACATAGAGGAGGTGGAGCGTCGAGGCAACACCAGGACTGTTGATCTCTCCCACCTTCcgttctccctcccttctcatccgcgtctctctccctctcccatgccCATCCCAGGTATGATTGACCTGACCCGGCTCCAGCTGCACAACAGGGCTCGGTCCAGGTATGATCCACCTATGGGCCTCGCAATGCAGGTGAAACAGGAACCAATCAGCCCCTCACCTCTgtggcctccctctcctctcctcctgcaccaccctcctcccccattcttttcctctctccaccccagcctcctccccttccccttttTCATGCCTGGGCCTGTCATGCACCTCTCTCCTGGAGCCTTCTACCCCAGAGAGGCCCTCAGACCTAGTCGGTGTGGCCCAGACGGAGGCCCCCGAGTTGGGATGACCAGCGTTGAGAAGCTAGGTCTCAACATCCACATTGACGACAGCTACTACGTAGATGTAGGGGGAGACCAGAAGCGTTGGAAGTGCCGTATGTGTGAGAAGTCATACACCTCCAAGtataacctggtcacacacatcCTGGGCCACAGCGGGATCAAGCCTCACGGCTGCCACCTGTGTGGGAAGCTGTTCAAGCAGCTGAGCCACCTGCACACCCACCTTCTTACCCACCAGGGCACAAGGCCACACAAGTGCCAGGTGTGCCACAAAGCCTTCACCCAGACCAGCCATCTGAAGAGACACATGATGCAGCATAGTGATGTGAAGCCATACAG ttgTGGGGTGTGTGGGAGGGGCTTTGCCTATCCTAGTGAGCTGCGGGCCCATGAGCTGAAGCATGAGAAGGGCCAGGAGAACGTATGTGTAGAGTGTGGTCTAGACTTCCCCACTCTGGCCCAGCTCAAGAGACACCTGACGGCCCACAGAGGACCCACCCTCTACAG GTGTAGTGAGTGCCAGAAGAGCTTCCAGTACCCCAGTCAGCTGCAGAACCACATGATGAAGCACAAAGACATCCGGCCATACATCTGCAGCGAGTGTGGCATGGAGTTCATACAGTCCCATCACCTCAaacagcacacactcacacataaa gGGGTGAAGGAGCACAAGTGTCGTATCTGTGGTCGTGAGTTCACCCTTCTGGCCAATATGAAGCGCCACATCCTGATCCATACTAACATCCGGGCCTACCAGTGCCACCTCTGCTTCAAGAGCTTTGTCCAGAAACAGACCCTCAAGGCCCACATGATCGTCCACTCTGACATCAAACCCTACAAATGCAAG CTGTGTGGGAAGGAGTTCAACAGAATGCATAACCTGATGGGCCATATGCACCTGCACTCTGACAGCAGGCCCTTTAAGTGCCTCTACTGCCCCAGCAAGTTCACTCTGAAGGGAAATCTCACCCGCCACATGAAAGTCAAACATGGGATCATGGATAGAGGCCTGGATGCAAGAG TGTCCAGGCGACAGGGGCGCTTCTGCCTGTCGGCCCCTCTGGGCCTCCTGACCCGTTACAGCCAGGAAGAGCCCTTTGACCTCTCCCAGAAGCCCAGGCGGCCGCGGCCCTGCCTGCGCCTCTCCCAGTCGGATGGGGAGAGCGTCCCGGGGAGCTCCTGTCAGgacgaggatgaggaggagagccTGTACAGGAGGAGCCAGTACAGCCCTGAGGTCTACCAAcaccacactgggggacaggtGTACAGGTCTGAGACAGCTAAACAGATGTATAGACAGGACATGGAGACTAGTGGACAGGTGTACCCTCCTGGGGCAGATGGTGAGGTTTATCAGCCTGTTCCAGAGCCAGGTGATGCAGATAAGCAGTTGTACCAGTGTGTGACAGGTAGACAGGTGTATGACTCTGACTCAGAGCTAGGTGACCAGCTGTACCAACCTAACCTAGAATTAGGTGACCAGATGTATGAAACGGAGTCAGAGGCAGGTGAACACCACATAGGTGGCAAGCTGTGTTATCCACAGTCAGGTAATACAGGTGAACATACGTACCACTCAGATTCCGAGGTAGGTAGCCAGTCGTACCATTCTGACCCAGACCAGCTAGAGATAGGTGACCAGGTGTACCAGCCTGACCCAGACCAGCTAGAGATAGGTGACCAGGTGTACCATTCTGATCCAGGCGAGGAGATGATGGACACACCTGAACCATGTGAAAAAGACTACCACTCAGACCCTGGTGTCTTAACAAAAAACGTAGGGactgatgaggaggaagaggaggatttgGTGAGAGCTGGGAGCAGGGTGGAGGAAGAACAGAGAAAGCAGTTTAGACGTTATCTTAGCAGGGAAGAATACAGACGTGTAAGGAGTTATAACGACAGTAAGAGTTCCTCTTCTACCGAGTAG
- the ptger4a gene encoding prostaglandin E receptor 4 (subtype EP4) a, with product MSNNTVTGRTMVPTIPSIMFIFGVVGNVIAIVVLCKSRKEQKETTFYTLVCGLAVTDLLGTLLASPVTIATYVKGSWPGGDPLCQYFGFILLFFSLAGLSIICAMSVERYLAINHAYFYNDYVDQRLAGLTLLAIYISNALFCAMPSMGLGQVKKQYPQTWCFIEWRSNVSTDATFSYIYAGSSSILILATVICNVLVCGALIRMHRQFVRRMSLGTDPGRNTDPRRRRNFGNLAGAEIQMVIVLICTSAVVLICSIPLVVQVFLNQLYKTPVELRLEKNPDLRAIRFASFNPILDPWIYILLRKAMLLKLIEQIKCMFCQIGARRQQRQNCHQCPSIISSRESPSLVSRELREVSSTSQTVLYLPEGSETYTGSCHHTGEQFGFRTSSVQDPRSSYSSGQSNTEDGSREATHLTRDLSGVAGKTTQSCVKDQALHVSLSNETVQEKCI from the exons ATGAGTAACAATACTGTGACCGGGAGGACCATGGTCCCGACTATACCTTCCATCATGTTTATTTTCGGAGTGGTGGGAAATGTAATCGCCATCGTGGTGCTCTGCAAGTCCAGGAAAGAGCAGAAGGAGACCACGTTCTACACGCTGGTTTGCGGTCTGGCGGTTACGGACCTTTTGGGGACCCTCCTGGCCAGTCCAGTCACCATCGCCACTTATGTGAAAGGATCTTGGCCAGGCGGGGACCCACTCTGCCAGTATTTCGgattcatcctcctcttcttctctttagCGGGGCTCAGCATCATATGCGCAATGTCCGTAGAGAGATACTTGGCGATAAACCATGCGTATTTCTACAACGACTATGTAGATCAGAGACTGGCGGGGTTGACTCTTCTGGCTATCTACATCTCCAATGCGCTTTTCTGCGCTATGCCTAGTATGGGTCTGGGACAAGTCAAAAAGCAGTACCCACAAACCTGGTGCTTCATAGAGTGGCGGAGCAACGTGAGTACTGATGCCACATTTTCTTACATCTACGCGGGATCCAGTTCGATTCTAATTCTGGCCACGGTGATCTGTAACGTCCTGGTGTGCGGGGCTTTGATCCGGATGCACCGGCAGTTCGTTCGGAGGATGTCGTTGGGGACAGACCCAGGGCGAAACACAGACCCAAGAAGGAGACGCAACTTCGGGAATCTGGCCGGCGCGGAGATCCAGATGGTGATTGTACTCATATGCACCTCAGCGGTGGTGCTCATATGCTCCATTCCACTAGTT GTGCAGGTGTTTCTGAACCAGCTGTATAAGACTCCGGTGGAGCTGAGATTGGAAAAGAACCCAGATCTGCGGGCGATCCGCTTCGCTTCCTTCAACCCCATCCTGGACCCCTGGATCTACATCCTCCTCCGCAAGGCCATGCTCCTCAAGCTCATTGAGCAGATCAAATGTATGTTCTGTCAGATAGGAGCACGGCGGCAGCAGAGACAGAACTGCCACCAGTGCCCCTCCATCATCTCCTCTCGAGAGTCACCCTCACTGGTATCCCGCGAGCTGAGGGAGGTGTCCAGCACCTCTCAGACTGTTCTCTACCTGCCCGAAGGAAGTGAGACGTACACAGGAAGCTGTCATCACACAGGAGAGCAGTTTGGGTTCCGTACTTCCTCTGTCCAAGACCCCCGAAGTTCTTATTCATCAGGGCAGAGCAATACAGAGGACGGGAGCAGAGAAGCGACACATCTAACCAGGGACCTTTCTGGTGTGGCAGGAAAGACCACTCAGTCATGTGTGAAAGACCAGGCTCTTCATGTGTCGCTAAGCAATGAGACAGTACAGGAGAAATGCATATAA
- the mrps27 gene encoding 28S ribosomal protein S27, mitochondrial: protein MAAYTLKRCLGAVKVIRKCGNYRFIARRCLLSTPYTDTKLWDAREKDHQNLALLASLMDRTYDRNFPVSSLSISRFVDNISSREEVDQAEYYLYKFRHSPNCWYLRDWTVHSWVRQCLRYGARDKALHTLKNKVQYGMFPDDFTFNILIDSFIKDEDFKGACSVVEEVMLQESFDLPTTQILSLYALSNYLATKPELSMSEERALGASLLISGLKQDGSIGLSAQLLGSALLGKVEMGAGIHAVFRGMPLMWTPGYLGRALAVMERVAAAPGDGKLSKDAVDYLEGLLQDLSSASDSSSGEDDESGGEEGNKEEEVDEDDQAERDKLPLYASRFKVLSGQLQSRGKVDPSPLQVLVSSLVQQSLASAEGPDMEQYQRKVGEWEAERHQLIRREKEMRERAEEERRAHQAAKAAAKQG, encoded by the exons ATGGCAGCCTACACTTTGAAGCGTTGTTTAGGAGCTGTCAAAGTTATCCGTAAATGTGGAAATTACCGTTTTATag CTAGAAGATGTCTACTTTCCACACCATACACAGACACCAAATTATGGGACGCAAGAGAGAAAGATCATCAAAATCTGG CGTTGTTGGCCTCCTTGATGGATAGGACGTATGACCGAAACTTCCCTGTCAGCTCCCTGTCAATATCACGT TTTGTTGACAACATATCGTCAAGAGAAGAGGTTGATCAAGCAGAGTACTATCTGTATAA aTTTCGCCACAGCCCGAACTGTTGGTACCTCAGAGACTGGACTGTCCACAGCTGGGTCAGACAGTGTCTCAGATACGGGGCCAGAGACAAGGCCCTGCACACACTCAAGAACAAG GTGCAATATGGAATGTTCCCAGATGATTTCACGTTCAACATTCTGATAGATTCCTTCATAAAAGATGAAGACTTCAAAG GTGCCTGTTCTGTCGTGGAAGAGGTGATGCTTCAGGAGTCTTTTGATCTGCCCACAACACAGATCCTGTCCCTGTATGCACTTAGCAATTACCTTGCAACCAAACCAGAGCTCAGC ATGTCAGAGGAGAGGGCTCTGGGAGCATCGCTGCTGATATCTGGTCTGAAGCAGGACGGCTCTATAGGCCTCAGCGCTCAACTGCTGGGCAGTGCTTTACTAG gtaaGGTGGAGATGGGGGCAGGGATCCATGCTGTGTTCAGGGGCATGCCTCTGATGTGGACCCCAGGGTATCTGGGCCGGGCCCTGGCCGTCATGGAGAGAGTAGCTGCCGCTCCTGGAGATGGCAAACTATCAAAGGATGCT GTGGATTACCTGGAGGGTCTGTTGCAGGACCTGTCCTCTGCCTCAGACTCCTCATCTGGAGAGGATGATGAGtccggaggagaggaggggaataaagaggaggaggtggatgaggacgaccaggcagagagagataagCTACCCCTCTATGCCAGCAGATTTAAG GTTCTGAGTGGGCAGCTCCAGTCCAGGGGAAAGGTGGACCCTAGTCCCCTGCAGGTGCTGGTCTCCAGCCTGGTCCAGCAGAGCCTAGCCTCAGCAGAGGGCCCTGACATGGAGCAGTACCAGAGaaaggtgggggagtgggaggCAGAGAGGCACCAGCTCatcagaagggagaaagagatgagggagagggctGAGGAGGAGAGACGGGCCCATCAGGCAGCCAAGGCAGCTGCAAAGCAGGGCTGA